One region of Streptomyces sp. CG4 genomic DNA includes:
- a CDS encoding BTAD domain-containing putative transcriptional regulator, which produces MLGLLSISEKGDAVVLQPSKPTTLLAALLLRPNEVVSIDYLQRAIWGERSAVTATATLRTYIMRLRKLFAKFGISDNLIDTLPGGYRLRATPASLDLLEFREQVRAAAVQEDQQAELDLLVRAVKLWRGPVLGNIPSDALHCQEIPALTEEWLRSWERVFDLSLALGHGRQVLPELRTVVRSHPGHERFWEQLIEALYRSGRQSDALAEYQRVKGYLRDELGVDPGPALQSLELAILRGERLEPVPDGGAAVTAEAAPAEPGPVPARLALPPDLPHFVGRADGVASLVAQLTRERSGPAVAVLSGPPGIGKTALATHVAHRVRDHFPDGQWALRMRDGHVGHANDIVSRIDSAHGDDQRVLLLLDDVSDLEQVRPLLPASAGSAVIVTSRINLAELAVSTGGTLHQLMPLDPEDSYRLLAAVVGAEKVRAEPEAAHDLARLCGHFPLALAIAGARLLGRPRHRIADCVTWLETGTLEKLSLPGGRLSVGRLFQEHLQQLAQPLGEAFLRIGEHAADALSAAQCAELLGVTPTRARHLLEQLVDAHLLEEYPLGHFYTHDLLRLFARQHASPVGSAA; this is translated from the coding sequence GTGCTCGGCTTGCTGAGCATCTCTGAGAAAGGGGATGCGGTGGTGCTGCAGCCGTCGAAACCCACGACATTGTTGGCTGCGCTCCTGCTGCGTCCCAATGAAGTCGTGTCCATCGATTATCTGCAGCGCGCCATATGGGGAGAGCGTTCGGCGGTCACCGCCACGGCGACGCTGCGCACGTACATCATGCGGCTGCGCAAGCTCTTCGCAAAGTTCGGCATCTCCGACAACCTCATCGACACGCTGCCCGGCGGCTATCGCCTCCGCGCCACGCCGGCGAGCCTGGACCTGCTCGAGTTCCGGGAGCAGGTGAGGGCCGCCGCCGTACAGGAGGACCAGCAGGCCGAACTCGATCTGCTGGTGCGGGCGGTGAAGCTGTGGCGCGGGCCGGTGCTGGGCAACATTCCGTCGGATGCCCTGCACTGCCAGGAGATCCCGGCGCTCACCGAGGAGTGGCTGCGCTCCTGGGAGCGGGTCTTCGACCTCTCGCTCGCACTGGGCCACGGCCGGCAGGTCCTACCCGAACTGCGCACGGTCGTACGGTCGCACCCCGGCCACGAGCGGTTCTGGGAGCAGCTGATCGAGGCCCTCTACCGCTCCGGCCGGCAGTCCGATGCGCTGGCCGAATACCAGCGGGTCAAGGGGTACCTCCGCGACGAGCTCGGGGTCGACCCCGGGCCCGCGCTGCAGAGCCTCGAGCTGGCGATCCTGCGCGGCGAGCGGCTTGAGCCCGTGCCGGACGGGGGCGCTGCCGTCACGGCGGAGGCCGCGCCCGCCGAGCCCGGTCCCGTGCCCGCGCGCCTCGCACTGCCGCCGGACCTCCCGCACTTCGTCGGGCGGGCCGATGGCGTCGCCTCGCTGGTCGCGCAGCTGACCCGGGAGAGATCGGGCCCCGCGGTGGCCGTGCTCTCGGGGCCGCCCGGTATCGGCAAGACCGCGCTCGCCACGCACGTGGCGCACCGGGTGCGCGACCATTTCCCCGACGGGCAGTGGGCCCTGCGGATGCGGGACGGCCACGTCGGCCATGCCAATGACATCGTTTCCCGGATCGACTCGGCGCACGGGGACGACCAGAGGGTGCTGCTTCTCCTCGACGATGTCTCGGATCTCGAGCAGGTGCGTCCTCTGCTGCCGGCATCGGCGGGCAGCGCGGTGATCGTCACCAGCCGGATCAACCTCGCGGAGCTCGCGGTGAGCACGGGCGGCACGCTGCACCAGCTGATGCCGCTGGACCCCGAGGACTCCTATCGGCTGCTGGCCGCCGTCGTGGGGGCCGAAAAGGTACGCGCGGAGCCGGAGGCGGCACACGACCTCGCCCGGCTCTGCGGCCATTTCCCCCTCGCGCTCGCCATTGCCGGAGCGCGCCTGCTCGGGCGGCCCCGGCACCGCATAGCCGACTGCGTCACCTGGCTGGAAACCGGCACGCTGGAGAAGCTCTCACTGCCCGGCGGGCGGCTTTCCGTGGGCCGGCTCTTCCAGGAACACCTACAGCAGTTGGCACAGCCGCTCGGTGAGGCGTTCCTCAGGATCGGGGAGCACGCCGCGGACGCCCTGTCCGCAGCGCAGTGCGCGGAACTGCTGGGCGTCACACCCACGCGGGCCCGCCACCTGCTCGAGCAGCTCGTCGACGCCCATCTGCTCGAGGAATATCCGCTCGGCCATTTCTATACGCACGACCTCCTCCGCCTGTTCGCCCGGCAGCACGCGAGTCCCGTCGGCTCGGCCGCATAA
- a CDS encoding DNA-binding protein → MDAAQQEATARARELQRNWYGEPLGALFRKLIDDLGLNQARLAAVLGLSAPMLSQLMSGQRAKIGNPAVVQRVQLLQELAAQVADGSVSAAEATQRMDEIKKSQGGSVLSNTTQTTSGSGAPTVKRVVREIQSLLRSVAAAGDIIDAADSLAPSHPELAEFLRVYGAGRTSDAVAHYQSHQN, encoded by the coding sequence ATGGACGCCGCACAGCAGGAAGCCACCGCGAGAGCGCGGGAGCTGCAGCGGAACTGGTACGGAGAGCCGTTGGGGGCGCTCTTCCGTAAGCTCATCGACGATCTCGGGCTCAACCAGGCCCGTCTCGCGGCGGTCCTGGGGCTGTCCGCTCCGATGCTCTCGCAGCTGATGAGCGGCCAGCGCGCGAAGATCGGCAATCCCGCCGTGGTCCAGCGGGTGCAGCTGCTGCAGGAGCTGGCGGCCCAGGTCGCGGACGGCAGCGTGAGTGCCGCCGAGGCCACCCAGCGGATGGACGAGATCAAGAAGTCGCAGGGGGGCTCCGTGCTCAGCAACACCACCCAGACCACGAGTGGTTCGGGCGCGCCGACGGTCAAGCGGGTGGTCCGCGAGATCCAGTCGCTGCTGCGCTCGGTGGCCGCCGCGGGCGACATCATCGACGCCGCGGACAGCCTCGCCCCGAGCCATCCGGAACTGGCGGAGTTCCTCCGCGTCTACGGCGCCGGCCGCACCTCCGACGCCGTCGCGCACTACCAGTCCCACCAGAACTAG
- a CDS encoding DUF6344 domain-containing protein, translating to MTQNKVMNLWTTIVTAFLALCTALGLITTATATTATAAPQPESPRTGTATTQRTVPTIPAPRHWAWSSSRALPPTMKQRIRAEAHGKSPSCRHRPLDDSVESTAVPEQTPAASLDC from the coding sequence ATGACCCAGAACAAGGTCATGAACCTGTGGACCACCATCGTCACCGCCTTCCTCGCGCTGTGCACGGCGCTCGGACTCATCACCACCGCGACCGCCACGACCGCGACGGCGGCGCCCCAGCCCGAGAGCCCCCGCACCGGTACCGCCACCACGCAGCGGACCGTCCCGACGATCCCGGCACCACGCCACTGGGCCTGGTCCTCTTCCAGAGCCCTGCCCCCCACGATGAAGCAACGCATCCGGGCCGAGGCCCACGGAAAGTCCCCCAGCTGCCGGCACCGCCCCCTCGACGACAGCGTGGAGAGCACGGCAGTTCCTGAACAAACCCCGGCGGCCAGCCTCGACTGCTGA
- a CDS encoding protein kinase, with translation MGEVFAGRYELADPIGRGGVGAVWRAWDHRRRRYVAAKVLQQRDAHSLLRFVREQALRIDHPHVLAPASWAADDDQVLFTMDLVGGGSLVHLVGDYGPLPPAFVCTLLDQLLSGLAAVHAEGVIHRDIKPANVLLEATGTGRPRLRLSDFGIAMRLGEPRLTETNLVVGTPGYLAPEQMLGCEPDFPADLFAVGLVALYLLEGAKPDAKALVEYFADHGTPGPPKGIPEPLWQVVATLLQPDPDARFRTATGARKALASAAELLPEPEPDDELIEIFDQLGPLPPGFAPDGPLKTASGVALELVEGAYTTPAPEDGPGPSLDDGTDSGAGPGAHTDSRADTGTGTGSLSDTGSFRLPPPQDPSVPEPYSRQPPQQSPHQSPQQSPRQSPQQAAEHVPRSVTPAPHPPYVQRPQPLFPPLSEPPAQLPPHQPYFSPHTHTPTASYTAHNAQVPPPAQPIPTTPVPAQRHRATRSRRASRSRRAGPPAKVAIPMLLLALACYAVGFWALTRV, from the coding sequence ATGGGTGAGGTCTTCGCCGGACGGTACGAGCTGGCCGACCCGATCGGCCGCGGTGGCGTGGGCGCCGTATGGCGCGCCTGGGACCATCGCCGACGGCGCTATGTGGCCGCCAAGGTGCTCCAGCAGCGTGACGCCCACTCCCTGCTGCGCTTCGTCCGCGAGCAGGCCCTGCGGATCGATCACCCGCATGTCCTCGCCCCGGCCAGCTGGGCCGCCGACGACGACCAGGTGCTCTTCACCATGGACCTGGTCGGCGGCGGCTCGCTGGTCCATCTCGTCGGTGACTACGGCCCCCTGCCACCGGCGTTCGTGTGCACCCTGCTCGACCAGCTCCTGTCCGGTCTCGCCGCGGTCCACGCCGAGGGCGTCATCCACCGTGACATCAAGCCCGCCAACGTCCTCCTCGAAGCCACCGGAACCGGCCGGCCGCGGCTGCGGCTGTCCGACTTCGGCATCGCCATGCGGCTCGGCGAACCCCGTCTGACGGAGACCAACCTGGTGGTGGGCACGCCCGGTTATCTCGCACCCGAGCAGATGCTCGGCTGCGAACCCGACTTCCCCGCCGACCTGTTCGCCGTGGGCCTGGTCGCGCTGTATCTCCTCGAAGGCGCCAAGCCCGACGCCAAGGCGCTCGTGGAGTACTTCGCGGACCACGGCACGCCCGGCCCGCCCAAGGGCATCCCGGAACCGCTCTGGCAGGTCGTCGCCACCCTGCTCCAGCCCGACCCGGACGCGCGTTTCCGCACCGCCACGGGCGCACGCAAGGCCCTCGCCTCCGCCGCGGAACTCCTGCCGGAGCCCGAGCCCGACGACGAACTGATCGAGATCTTCGACCAACTCGGCCCGCTCCCGCCCGGGTTCGCCCCCGACGGCCCCCTCAAGACGGCCTCCGGAGTGGCGTTGGAGCTGGTCGAGGGCGCGTATACGACTCCGGCGCCGGAGGACGGTCCCGGACCGAGCCTCGACGACGGCACGGATTCGGGTGCCGGCCCCGGTGCGCATACGGATTCCCGCGCCGACACGGGCACCGGCACCGGCTCCCTCTCGGACACCGGCAGCTTCCGTCTGCCGCCTCCGCAGGATCCTTCGGTCCCCGAGCCGTACTCCCGGCAGCCACCCCAGCAGTCACCCCACCAGTCACCGCAGCAGTCACCGCGACAGTCACCGCAGCAGGCTGCCGAGCACGTACCTCGGTCCGTCACTCCCGCCCCGCACCCTCCGTACGTCCAGCGGCCCCAGCCCCTTTTCCCGCCCCTTTCCGAACCCCCCGCCCAACTCCCCCCTCATCAGCCGTACTTCTCCCCCCACACCCACACCCCCACCGCTTCGTACACCGCCCACAACGCGCAGGTCCCGCCTCCCGCGCAGCCGATCCCCACCACACCCGTGCCCGCGCAACGGCACCGGGCGACCCGGTCGCGCCGGGCGAGCCGGAGCCGGCGGGCCGGGCCGCCGGCCAAGGTGGCGATCCCGATGCTGCTGCTGGCGCTGGCCTGTTACGCGGTGGGCTTCTGGGCGTTGACCCGCGTCTGA
- a CDS encoding glycosyltransferase family 2 protein, which translates to MSPRSPRVTVVTAVHGPSARFLPQAHASLCEQRLPGGWEWEWVIQQDGTTDEVRPYVPEDARVSFGQGRPGGPGVARTIALARAGGTYVKVLDADDRLTPGALARDLAVLEADRGIGWTTSRALDLLPDGSTAGFPGDPDDGPLDRGSVLDHWKRNDFRAPVHPATLCVRRELLIALGGWMALPASEDTGLLLALDAVSRGWFSAEVGLLYRKWAGQATGQASHADPVEHAARTAVAEARARALAGLAWAYPAAAPTPRTTA; encoded by the coding sequence ATGTCCCCGCGGTCCCCGCGCGTCACCGTCGTCACCGCTGTGCACGGCCCGTCCGCGCGGTTCCTGCCGCAGGCCCATGCGTCCCTGTGCGAGCAGCGGCTGCCCGGTGGCTGGGAGTGGGAATGGGTGATCCAGCAGGACGGCACGACGGACGAGGTCCGCCCGTACGTGCCGGAGGACGCGCGCGTGAGCTTCGGCCAGGGCCGGCCGGGCGGGCCCGGAGTCGCCCGCACGATCGCGCTGGCGCGCGCCGGGGGCACGTATGTGAAGGTCCTGGACGCCGACGACCGGCTCACGCCGGGCGCACTGGCCCGCGATCTGGCCGTGCTGGAGGCGGACCGCGGCATCGGCTGGACGACGTCCCGGGCCCTCGACCTGCTGCCCGACGGCTCCACGGCGGGCTTCCCCGGCGATCCGGACGACGGCCCGCTGGACCGCGGTTCCGTGCTCGATCACTGGAAGCGGAACGACTTTCGCGCACCGGTCCATCCGGCGACCCTGTGCGTCCGGCGGGAGCTGCTCATCGCCCTCGGAGGCTGGATGGCCCTGCCGGCTTCCGAGGACACGGGCCTGCTGCTGGCGCTGGACGCGGTGAGCCGCGGCTGGTTCTCGGCGGAGGTCGGCCTGCTGTACCGCAAGTGGGCGGGCCAGGCCACGGGCCAGGCGTCGCACGCCGACCCCGTCGAACACGCGGCCCGTACGGCGGTCGCCGAAGCCCGGGCCCGCGCCCTGGCCGGCCTCGCGTGGGCCTACCCGGCCGCCGCACCCACTCCCCGAACCACCGCTTGA
- a CDS encoding TOMM precursor leader peptide-binding protein yields the protein MTTLVATQASITQARPRIQRDVLFTETPLGVLFHNARGGFQIKAKSAYRFAMLIVPHLDGENRVEDLCKGLAESQQKMLLGLVRALFDHGFARNVRSTDTAEIPAGTAELFSAQLLYIDHYVDDAPSRFLRFRNTRVAVIGDDEIARWCALGLVRNGAAHVAMSRRFGEVVTEAGELSAKGSPVEVGQLRSASGAFTWDDLAAYDVVVVSELDTAPRRVLSLLQAGLPEGKMLLPAWGFGNQAVVGPLMRTGTPACWVCAMLRLGADEDGHGPAAQVWSEAVLPATGQPGTAPSRPLAAMLGNLLGYEVFRVVTGALPPETEGQVLIQDLDSVDVTSEPVVAHPRCPHCAVAPATGELTEAVPVLSVPVAGPGTDADELMKQLDEHLLLVRPRAGVFRAFDDEPLKQLPLKASVLRFGLGHGGERSVAAFDVHHVVGARMRVLRRAAGIYTEHVAPARHALSGEALEAVRAFPAVDPAALVTNSGAGVPGSAIAYWSAATSLVSGARRLVPSAAVLTAGPHNADKVCAVTSAGTGAGATAGEALTRGLLSALAHDALERTLRGTAPAASVPLDALADGAELAFLVDSGRNLGLDLELLDLAAHEDGRYVLLARSGDVWALGSGLTWRSAAVAALRDAVGAAQLAQQADGPADFGDPVIRAFDPAAVVSEGTAAARLDAELSPEQVLHALRTRDMDALAVATTPSDLLAGGLHTARVVLTRGN from the coding sequence TTGACGACATTGGTAGCCACGCAGGCATCGATCACCCAGGCACGTCCCCGGATCCAGCGCGACGTGCTCTTCACCGAGACCCCGCTGGGTGTGCTCTTCCACAACGCCCGCGGCGGATTCCAGATTAAGGCGAAATCGGCATACCGGTTCGCCATGCTGATCGTGCCGCACCTCGACGGCGAGAACCGGGTGGAGGACCTCTGTAAGGGGCTGGCGGAAAGCCAGCAGAAGATGCTCCTGGGACTGGTCCGTGCCCTGTTCGACCACGGATTCGCGCGCAACGTCCGCAGCACGGACACGGCGGAGATACCCGCAGGCACCGCCGAGTTGTTCAGTGCCCAGCTCCTCTACATCGACCACTACGTGGACGACGCCCCGTCGCGGTTCCTCAGGTTCAGGAACACCCGGGTCGCGGTGATCGGGGACGACGAGATCGCCCGCTGGTGCGCGCTCGGCCTGGTCCGCAACGGCGCGGCGCACGTCGCCATGAGCCGGCGCTTCGGCGAGGTCGTCACCGAGGCCGGGGAACTGTCCGCGAAGGGCAGCCCGGTAGAGGTCGGCCAACTGCGGTCCGCATCCGGCGCATTCACGTGGGACGACCTTGCTGCGTACGACGTCGTCGTCGTGTCGGAGCTGGACACGGCGCCGCGCCGGGTCCTCTCCCTGCTGCAGGCCGGGCTCCCCGAGGGCAAGATGCTGCTTCCCGCCTGGGGATTCGGGAATCAGGCCGTCGTCGGCCCGCTGATGCGTACCGGCACCCCGGCGTGCTGGGTGTGCGCGATGCTCCGCCTCGGCGCCGACGAGGACGGGCACGGCCCCGCGGCCCAGGTGTGGAGCGAGGCCGTCCTGCCCGCCACCGGGCAGCCGGGTACGGCCCCGAGCCGGCCGCTGGCCGCGATGCTCGGCAACCTGCTGGGCTACGAGGTCTTCCGGGTGGTGACCGGCGCCCTGCCGCCCGAGACCGAGGGGCAGGTCCTCATCCAGGACCTGGACTCCGTCGACGTCACCTCCGAGCCCGTCGTCGCCCACCCGCGCTGCCCCCACTGCGCGGTCGCCCCCGCAACCGGCGAACTCACCGAGGCCGTACCGGTCCTGTCGGTGCCCGTAGCCGGGCCGGGCACCGACGCCGACGAGCTCATGAAGCAGCTCGACGAGCACCTCCTGCTCGTCCGCCCCCGGGCCGGTGTGTTCCGTGCATTCGACGACGAACCCCTCAAGCAACTGCCCCTCAAGGCGAGCGTCCTCCGGTTCGGGCTCGGGCACGGCGGCGAACGCTCCGTCGCAGCCTTCGACGTGCACCACGTCGTGGGGGCCCGCATGCGCGTGCTGCGCCGCGCCGCGGGGATCTACACCGAGCACGTCGCCCCGGCCCGGCACGCGCTCTCCGGCGAGGCGCTGGAGGCCGTACGCGCCTTCCCGGCGGTGGACCCGGCTGCGCTCGTCACCAACAGCGGTGCGGGCGTGCCCGGTTCGGCGATCGCGTACTGGTCGGCGGCGACCTCGCTGGTGTCGGGGGCGCGGCGCCTGGTGCCCTCGGCGGCTGTCCTGACCGCGGGGCCCCACAACGCCGACAAGGTGTGCGCCGTCACCTCGGCGGGCACCGGTGCCGGTGCCACCGCCGGGGAGGCGCTGACCCGCGGGCTGCTCTCCGCCCTGGCTCACGACGCCCTCGAGCGCACGCTCCGCGGGACGGCACCGGCCGCCTCCGTACCGCTCGACGCCCTCGCGGACGGGGCGGAGCTCGCCTTCCTCGTCGACTCCGGCCGCAACCTCGGCCTGGACCTCGAACTGCTCGACCTTGCCGCGCACGAGGACGGGCGGTACGTCCTGCTCGCCCGCTCCGGCGACGTCTGGGCGCTCGGCTCGGGCCTGACCTGGCGGTCCGCGGCCGTCGCCGCGCTGCGTGACGCGGTCGGCGCCGCGCAGCTTGCGCAGCAGGCTGACGGGCCCGCCGACTTCGGCGATCCGGTGATCCGCGCATTCGACCCGGCCGCCGTCGTCTCCGAGGGGACGGCCGCCGCCCGGCTCGACGCCGAGTTGTCCCCGGAGCAGGTGCTCCACGCCCTCAGGACAAGGGACATGGACGCCCTGGCGGTCGCGACCACACCGTCCGACCTGCTGGCCGGCGGCCTCCACACCGCGCGGGTGGTGCTGACGCGTGGCAACTGA
- a CDS encoding DNA-processing protein DprA — MSGLAAGIDTAATEAALDGGGRVVGVIGTGVYHAYPPENLGLHRRVVASGLVLSPFWPDTPPSKTTFPRRNGTMSAYCRATVIVAAGPRSGTRIQARKAVEHGRPVILLRSVLDGNDWVRELLERPDAHVADDVDGVLAALDEIVRRPADVDRLLRDLVDLR, encoded by the coding sequence GTGTCTGGGCTGGCAGCGGGGATCGATACCGCTGCGACCGAGGCGGCGCTGGACGGTGGTGGACGGGTGGTCGGCGTGATCGGCACGGGCGTTTACCACGCTTATCCACCAGAGAACCTTGGTCTGCACCGCCGAGTTGTGGCCTCTGGGCTGGTGCTCTCACCATTCTGGCCGGACACTCCGCCGTCGAAGACGACCTTCCCGCGTCGCAACGGCACGATGTCGGCTTACTGCCGGGCCACGGTGATCGTGGCCGCAGGCCCGCGTAGCGGTACCCGCATCCAAGCCCGTAAGGCTGTCGAGCACGGCCGCCCGGTGATCCTGCTGCGCTCGGTCCTCGATGGGAACGACTGGGTGCGCGAACTGCTGGAGCGGCCGGATGCGCACGTCGCCGACGACGTGGACGGTGTCCTGGCAGCACTGGACGAGATTGTGCGCCGTCCGGCGGACGTCGACCGTCTGCTGCGGGATCTCGTCGATCTGCGGTGA
- a CDS encoding ferredoxin: protein MKISVDRSVCYGSAECAHRAPDVFAFEDGYGVVRPGREESADDPRVLEAAERCPSQAILLRS, encoded by the coding sequence ATGAAGATCTCCGTCGACCGCTCCGTGTGCTACGGCTCTGCCGAGTGCGCGCACCGGGCGCCGGACGTGTTCGCGTTCGAGGACGGATACGGCGTCGTACGGCCCGGCCGGGAGGAGTCCGCCGACGACCCGCGGGTCCTGGAGGCGGCCGAGAGGTGCCCCTCACAGGCGATCCTGCTCAGGTCGTAA
- a CDS encoding DLW-39 family protein, which produces MKKLLLVALAAIGGLLVYRQIQADRAEQDLWTEATDSVPTGS; this is translated from the coding sequence GTGAAGAAGCTGCTCCTGGTCGCACTGGCCGCCATCGGCGGGCTCCTCGTGTACCGCCAGATCCAGGCGGATCGCGCCGAGCAGGATCTGTGGACGGAGGCGACTGACTCCGTGCCCACGGGTTCGTGA
- a CDS encoding TOMM precursor leader peptide-binding protein, which produces MATDLRSDLAVAGLTKAVRAALARHGSGGVTVTGRALGVRDELAVPAGDTEPGDVSVYVYGHTAVIGPLHHGGVTAPACGRCLARRWQAVRPEDIRDALETGGDTHACGDHPFLTPFTADAVAGVIAAHVVGHRDVTTSAPYSTVCLVNLETLEVQQVPLVPDADCPECGRRTPDTPEAAEVALEPTPKPVPDVFRTRRLGDFDLPVGAFANAVSGALGPAPFLELDSPTASSTLGWFSLRTGPYLHKTYWAGHTNSYGDSIRVGIMEGLERYAGTRPRSKTATVVASFEELGDQALDPRRCGVYSDEFYEHDGRMAPFSEKRPMPWVWGWSLRDRRPVLVPEIITYYNSSTTEAPFVQECSNGCASGGSLVEAAFHGLMELIERDAFLLAWYGMAALPEIDPHSSSRPDTRMMVDRLAMYGYEARFFDTRITFPVPVVTGVAIRKDGGLGTMCFGAGASLDPEEAVAGALAEIGTDAARLRLRTELQLAELREMARDFDKVRALNDHPGLYGLPEMAPYASFLLDGARDARPLVEVFGDGRPVLRPSVDLSEDLAACVDAVASAGFDTIVVEQTLPEQRDMGLSTASVIVPGLLPIDFGWGRQRALHMPRTRTALREAGLRGDDLTRDQLNPAPHPFP; this is translated from the coding sequence GTGGCAACTGACCTCAGGAGCGACCTGGCCGTGGCCGGCCTGACCAAGGCCGTCCGGGCCGCGCTGGCCCGCCACGGCTCCGGCGGGGTGACCGTGACCGGCCGGGCCCTCGGCGTCCGTGACGAACTGGCCGTCCCCGCCGGGGACACGGAGCCCGGGGATGTGTCGGTGTACGTCTACGGTCACACTGCCGTCATCGGCCCACTGCACCACGGCGGCGTGACCGCACCCGCCTGCGGGCGCTGCCTGGCCCGCCGCTGGCAGGCGGTGCGGCCCGAGGACATCCGCGACGCGCTGGAGACCGGGGGCGACACCCACGCGTGCGGCGACCACCCCTTCCTCACCCCGTTCACCGCCGACGCGGTGGCTGGCGTGATCGCCGCCCACGTCGTCGGCCACCGGGACGTCACCACTTCCGCGCCGTACTCGACGGTCTGCCTGGTCAACCTCGAGACCCTCGAGGTCCAGCAGGTCCCACTGGTGCCCGACGCCGACTGCCCCGAGTGCGGCCGTCGTACGCCGGACACCCCGGAGGCCGCCGAGGTGGCTCTCGAGCCGACGCCGAAACCGGTACCGGACGTGTTCCGGACCCGCCGGCTCGGGGACTTCGACCTCCCGGTCGGTGCCTTCGCCAACGCGGTCAGCGGAGCCCTGGGCCCCGCGCCCTTCCTCGAACTCGACTCTCCCACCGCGTCGTCGACCCTCGGCTGGTTCAGCCTGCGGACCGGGCCCTACCTGCACAAGACGTACTGGGCGGGGCACACGAACTCCTACGGCGACAGCATCCGCGTCGGCATCATGGAGGGCCTTGAGCGCTACGCGGGCACCAGGCCGCGGAGCAAGACGGCGACGGTCGTAGCCTCGTTCGAGGAGCTCGGCGACCAGGCGCTCGACCCGCGCCGATGTGGCGTGTACAGCGATGAGTTCTACGAGCACGACGGCCGGATGGCGCCGTTCTCCGAGAAGCGCCCGATGCCCTGGGTGTGGGGCTGGTCCCTGCGCGACCGGCGTCCGGTCCTCGTGCCCGAGATCATCACCTACTACAACAGCTCCACCACGGAGGCCCCCTTCGTGCAGGAGTGCTCCAACGGCTGCGCCTCCGGCGGCTCCCTCGTCGAGGCGGCCTTCCACGGCCTGATGGAGCTCATCGAACGCGACGCGTTCCTCCTCGCCTGGTACGGGATGGCCGCGCTGCCCGAGATCGATCCGCACAGCAGCAGCCGCCCGGACACCCGGATGATGGTCGACCGGCTGGCGATGTACGGGTACGAGGCCCGCTTCTTCGACACGCGCATCACCTTCCCTGTCCCGGTGGTGACGGGCGTGGCGATCCGCAAGGACGGCGGGCTCGGCACCATGTGCTTCGGCGCCGGGGCGAGCCTGGACCCCGAGGAGGCTGTCGCCGGCGCCCTGGCCGAGATCGGTACCGACGCGGCGCGGCTGCGCCTGCGCACCGAGCTGCAGCTGGCCGAACTGCGCGAGATGGCTCGCGACTTCGACAAGGTAAGGGCCCTCAACGACCACCCGGGCCTGTACGGGCTCCCGGAGATGGCCCCGTACGCCTCGTTCCTGCTCGACGGAGCGCGTGACGCCCGGCCCCTCGTGGAGGTGTTCGGCGACGGACGGCCGGTGCTGCGGCCCTCGGTGGATCTGAGCGAGGACCTCGCGGCGTGCGTGGACGCCGTCGCGTCGGCCGGGTTCGACACCATCGTGGTCGAGCAGACGCTCCCGGAGCAGCGGGACATGGGGCTGAGCACGGCCAGTGTGATCGTGCCCGGCCTGCTGCCCATCGACTTCGGCTGGGGGCGCCAGCGCGCCCTGCACATGCCCCGCACGCGAACCGCCCTGCGGGAGGCGGGCCTGCGCGGCGACGACCTCACCCGGGATCAGCTGAACCCGGCGCCCCACCCGTTCCCCTAG
- a CDS encoding DUF3566 domain-containing protein, whose protein sequence is MSGATGAGSAGTSRGTDTDGGGRGSAAHAAGAGSVADPHTTNLKPVKVSENGSSGAPGSQGGTVTDTRGPAAAGEAQSSSPLPGERLPEQPAAPYHPPQAYQAQPPAGAVRRPRTGARTAPRTRKARLRVAKADPWSVMKVSFLLSIALGICTIVASAVLWMVLDAMGVFSTVGGTISEATGSNEANGFDLQAFLSLPHVLTFTTIIAVIDVVLATALATLGAFIYNLSAGFVGGIELTLAEDE, encoded by the coding sequence GTGAGCGGAGCCACGGGCGCCGGATCGGCCGGTACCTCCAGGGGTACGGATACGGACGGCGGCGGCCGTGGCTCCGCCGCGCATGCGGCGGGTGCGGGGAGCGTTGCCGACCCGCACACGACCAATCTCAAGCCGGTGAAGGTGTCCGAGAACGGCTCCTCCGGCGCACCTGGATCCCAGGGGGGAACCGTGACGGACACCCGAGGCCCGGCCGCGGCCGGCGAGGCACAGTCGTCGTCCCCGCTCCCCGGGGAGCGGCTCCCGGAGCAGCCCGCCGCGCCGTACCACCCGCCGCAGGCCTATCAGGCGCAGCCGCCGGCCGGTGCCGTACGGCGCCCGCGCACCGGTGCCCGGACGGCGCCGCGCACCCGTAAGGCACGGCTGCGGGTGGCCAAGGCGGACCCGTGGTCGGTGATGAAGGTCAGCTTCCTGCTCTCCATCGCGCTCGGCATCTGCACGATCGTCGCCTCGGCGGTGCTGTGGATGGTCCTGGACGCGATGGGCGTGTTCTCGACGGTGGGCGGCACGATCTCGGAGGCGACCGGCTCGAACGAGGCGAACGGCTTCGATCTGCAGGCGTTCCTCTCGCTCCCCCACGTTCTGACGTTCACGACGATCATCGCGGTCATCGACGTGGTCCTGGCCACCGCCCTCGCGACCCTCGGTGCGTTCATCTACAACCTCTCCGCGGGCTTCGTGGGCGGCATCGAGCTGACCCTGGCCGAGGACGAGTGA